The proteins below come from a single Fusobacterium nucleatum genomic window:
- a CDS encoding FAD-dependent oxidoreductase, translating into MKKIYDLSLIERNNVAENTIELIFTKPNDYFFKIGQYTFLNVGDNPNGKTFSRALSIASHPDENILRFVMRISDSEFKKRCLEIKKDDSATVTQATGNFGFKFSDKEIVFLISGIGIAPIIPMLMELEKINYQGKVSLFYSNRTLAKTTYNEKLQNFNIKNYNYNPVFTGIQPRINIDLLKEKLDDIYNAHYYIIGTSDFIKTMKTLLEENHIDKKNYLVDNFG; encoded by the coding sequence TTTCACAAAGCCTAATGATTATTTTTTTAAAATAGGACAATATACATTTTTAAATGTTGGAGATAATCCAAATGGCAAAACATTTTCAAGGGCTTTATCTATTGCTTCTCATCCTGATGAAAATATTTTAAGATTTGTTATGAGAATAAGTGATAGTGAGTTTAAAAAAAGATGTTTGGAAATAAAAAAAGATGACAGTGCAACTGTTACTCAAGCAACTGGAAATTTTGGGTTTAAATTCTCTGATAAGGAAATTGTGTTTTTAATTTCAGGTATAGGTATTGCTCCAATTATTCCTATGCTTATGGAACTTGAAAAAATAAATTATCAAGGTAAAGTTAGCTTATTCTATTCTAATAGAACTTTGGCTAAAACTACTTATAATGAAAAATTACAAAATTTTAATATTAAGAATTATAATTATAATCCTGTATTTACTGGCATACAACCTAGAATAAACATAGATTTATTAAAAGAAAAACTAGATGATATTTATAATGCTCACTACTATATTATAGGAACAAGTGATTTTATAAAGACTATGAAAACACTTTTAGAAGAAAATCATATTGATAAAAAAAATTATTTAGTTGATAATTTCGGGTAA